A genome region from candidate division KSB1 bacterium includes the following:
- a CDS encoding glycosyltransferase family 39 protein, whose product MLKTKTSQLLIVITLALLIRVAFLCILNPNGIYFTDTRHYDRAAKQLVAGEGFGEQYNRSPMYPVIMAGVYMLFGPSFTAMRLFEIIAGLALIWVIYQIGIRLFDHKRALIAAGLAAVFPHFVLITGILYSTNIFTLFLALTTLLLLNAEEQGEIGYYALAGLTAGVSALTIPCIFFIFPFWLLWLLLSKNFGCKARLLHVVSFAVLFALVLTPWTMNNYQKYGRFTLVRMVPHTVFPDLEQSSSNEKEIESGFAETTDYLKSNPTGTDDDSILKIARNYAMNPVRSVKFMLGEMKHFWALYPDRLDMKDQDYLSRMRKKDSRVVPVARFGVWRWVKALSIAVMLPVFLLAILGLITDHPFEHRTLLMMLTIFSMAAGYSLIAAEVRYRIPVEPYILLFTAQGIYFLLKSKLNPS is encoded by the coding sequence ATGCTAAAGACAAAAACGTCTCAACTTTTAATAGTGATTACACTGGCTCTGCTGATCAGAGTGGCATTTCTGTGTATTCTGAATCCGAACGGGATTTATTTCACGGATACACGCCATTATGATCGTGCGGCGAAACAACTTGTAGCGGGTGAGGGGTTCGGAGAGCAATACAATCGATCGCCGATGTATCCTGTCATCATGGCGGGCGTCTATATGCTTTTCGGTCCGTCTTTTACCGCGATGCGACTCTTTGAAATCATTGCCGGTCTGGCACTGATTTGGGTGATCTATCAGATCGGTATCCGGTTGTTTGATCACAAACGGGCGCTCATCGCAGCGGGGTTGGCGGCGGTATTTCCGCACTTTGTCCTGATTACGGGTATTTTATACTCGACCAATATATTTACGTTGTTTCTGGCGCTGACCACCCTGCTGCTGCTGAATGCGGAAGAGCAGGGGGAAATCGGATATTATGCGCTGGCCGGATTGACGGCCGGAGTCTCTGCTTTGACCATCCCCTGTATCTTTTTTATTTTCCCCTTTTGGCTGCTCTGGCTGCTGTTGAGTAAAAATTTCGGCTGCAAAGCCCGACTGTTGCATGTTGTTTCGTTTGCGGTTTTGTTTGCGCTCGTGTTGACGCCCTGGACGATGAATAACTATCAAAAATACGGCCGGTTTACCCTGGTTCGTATGGTGCCGCATACGGTTTTCCCGGATCTTGAACAGTCATCATCAAATGAAAAAGAAATTGAAAGCGGCTTTGCCGAAACCACCGATTATCTCAAATCCAATCCCACAGGCACGGATGATGATTCAATCTTGAAAATTGCCCGGAACTATGCTATGAATCCTGTGCGCTCTGTTAAATTCATGCTTGGTGAGATGAAACATTTTTGGGCGCTGTATCCCGACCGTCTGGATATGAAAGATCAGGACTATTTGTCCCGGATGCGTAAAAAGGATTCCCGGGTCGTGCCGGTGGCGCGGTTTGGTGTGTGGAGATGGGTCAAAGCGCTGAGTATTGCGGTCATGCTGCCGGTATTTCTGCTCGCGATTCTCGGGCTGATCACCGATCATCCGTTCGAGCATCGTACGCTCTTGATGATGTTGACCATTTTCTCAATGGCGGCAGGGTACTCTCTGATCGCTGCAGAGGTGCGCTACAGGATTCCTGTGGAACCGTATATTCTGCTGTTCACCGCGCAGGGTATATATTTTCTGCTCAAATCCAAACTCAATCCCTCGTAA
- a CDS encoding glycosyltransferase family 2 protein, with product MSNTSSVMQQPRVSVVMPCLNEEQTLAICLEKAKRALETLDMQGEIIVADNGSTDASLDIARAHQARIIQESKRGYGNVYRAGIAAARGEFIIIGDSDDSYDFGDIPRFVRELEKGYDVVMGNRFKGSIEKKAMPWLHRYIGNPLLTGVLNLFFRAGISDAHCGMRAFTRHAYDTMNLTTAGMEFASEMVIKAALSDLRMTEIPVTLYRDGRSGSPHLRSFRDGWRHLRFMLLYSPTHLFLWPGFTLFALGLLIMIILLPGPFYFAGHNFDTHVMVLGSMLTILGFQIVLLGLYARIFALTHRFIKRDRQLEQAFKFFNLERGILAGGIVFLFGFVINLYILITWISKDFGALDQVREALFASTLIILGVQIVFSSFYMSLLGINQEPLNRNR from the coding sequence ATGTCCAATACATCATCCGTTATGCAACAACCCCGCGTTTCTGTGGTCATGCCGTGTCTCAATGAAGAGCAAACCCTGGCCATCTGCCTCGAAAAAGCGAAACGCGCATTGGAAACCCTTGATATGCAGGGCGAGATTATTGTCGCGGACAATGGATCGACCGATGCTTCTCTGGATATTGCGCGCGCCCATCAGGCCCGAATCATTCAGGAATCCAAACGCGGTTACGGTAATGTTTACCGCGCCGGCATTGCCGCGGCGCGCGGCGAATTCATCATCATCGGGGATTCGGATGATTCTTATGATTTTGGCGATATTCCGCGGTTTGTGCGCGAATTGGAAAAAGGCTATGACGTGGTCATGGGCAACCGGTTCAAAGGCAGTATTGAGAAAAAAGCCATGCCCTGGCTGCACCGCTATATCGGCAATCCGCTGCTGACCGGGGTCCTGAACCTGTTCTTTCGCGCCGGCATTTCGGATGCCCATTGCGGTATGCGTGCCTTTACCCGTCATGCCTACGATACCATGAATCTGACCACCGCCGGGATGGAATTTGCTTCGGAAATGGTCATCAAAGCGGCATTGTCAGACCTGCGCATGACAGAGATCCCGGTTACTCTCTACCGGGACGGCCGCAGCGGTTCACCACACCTGCGTTCATTTCGCGACGGCTGGCGACATTTGCGCTTTATGCTCCTGTACAGTCCCACGCACCTTTTTCTCTGGCCCGGATTTACACTGTTTGCCCTCGGTTTGCTCATCATGATTATTCTGCTTCCGGGCCCCTTTTATTTTGCCGGACACAATTTTGATACACACGTGATGGTCCTGGGCAGCATGCTGACCATACTGGGATTTCAGATCGTGTTGCTGGGTTTGTACGCCCGCATTTTTGCACTCACTCACCGGTTCATCAAACGCGACCGGCAGTTGGAACAGGCCTTTAAATTTTTTAATCTGGAACGCGGAATTTTAGCGGGCGGGATTGTTTTTCTCTTCGGATTTGTTATCAATCTTTATATATTGATCACATGGATATCCAAAGATTTCGGCGCCCTTGATCAGGTGCGTGAGGCCCTGTTCGCATCGACGCTGATTATCCTCGGTGTTCAGATTGTTTTTTCTTCCTTTTATATGAGCCTGCTGGGTATCAACCAGGAACCCCTGAATCGGAACCGTTGA
- a CDS encoding glycosyltransferase: MNMPRITIVVVCYNAIKTIKACFESLVRQTFRDDLYEIVFVDNQSTDGTLEWLHTNASRHANARVVVNPVRNIAKSRNIGLAEAQSPYVAYIDSDCTAPHNWLKRLAEGYRHYAETDAKLVGVGGANVPPPDQGRFYTTLNIFLNTFLGSHGSVQGKRFESDCYVPHLPTVNVLYRKKEIAALKFDEALGNIGEDQDLSFRLSKAGYRLLYLKDAAVVHFMRDSPGSWMQNMFVYGKGRARLILKHPRFVEPILFAPLLLVICLLAAVFGFLSVWPAVPFLLYCLFVFCYSIFAALKAGKPLYFANLFVIYVATHLSYGIGQGYGFLMHALNPCGHGSEKQYDGF, from the coding sequence ATGAATATGCCCCGAATCACAATTGTTGTTGTCTGTTACAACGCCATCAAGACTATCAAAGCCTGCTTTGAATCGCTTGTGCGTCAGACTTTCAGAGATGATTTGTATGAAATAGTGTTTGTCGATAATCAGTCCACAGACGGCACACTGGAATGGCTGCACACAAACGCCTCCCGGCATGCCAACGCCAGAGTCGTGGTCAATCCGGTCCGCAATATCGCCAAAAGCCGTAATATAGGGTTGGCCGAAGCCCAGTCTCCCTATGTGGCGTACATCGATTCGGACTGCACGGCCCCGCACAACTGGCTGAAACGGCTCGCTGAAGGTTATAGGCACTATGCGGAAACAGACGCCAAACTGGTCGGAGTGGGCGGCGCCAATGTCCCGCCGCCGGACCAGGGGAGATTTTACACGACGCTGAATATTTTTTTAAACACCTTTTTGGGAAGTCATGGTTCCGTACAGGGTAAACGCTTTGAATCCGATTGTTATGTACCGCATTTGCCCACTGTGAATGTGTTGTACCGTAAAAAAGAGATCGCAGCGCTGAAATTTGATGAGGCGCTGGGAAATATCGGTGAAGATCAGGACCTCAGTTTTCGCCTTTCAAAGGCGGGGTACCGGCTCTTGTATCTAAAAGATGCCGCGGTGGTGCACTTTATGCGCGACAGTCCGGGCAGCTGGATGCAGAATATGTTTGTTTACGGCAAAGGACGGGCCCGCCTGATTTTGAAACATCCGCGCTTTGTCGAACCCATATTGTTTGCGCCGCTGTTGCTGGTGATTTGCCTGCTTGCGGCTGTGTTTGGTTTTTTATCCGTCTGGCCGGCCGTGCCGTTTTTATTGTATTGCCTGTTTGTTTTTTGTTACAGTATTTTCGCCGCCCTGAAAGCCGGAAAACCATTGTACTTTGCAAATTTATTTGTAATTTATGTTGCCACGCATTTGAGTTACGGAATCGGACAAGGGTACGGCTTTTTGATGCATGCTTTGAATCCTTGCGGGCACGGCAGTGAGAAACAATACGATGGGTTTTGA
- a CDS encoding sugar transferase — translation MRNLRRTVADNVLRIHDVLIMLATFMATLYIHAPEEYPANIVDFLSFKITIVNLAAAVILILIWLKLFETFGLYQRRGVMNSYKELMQLVKAIGIGTALIGAVSLLFVRKNISKDVLLYFLPLCFVITFMGRLIIKMILLHLRERGRNKRFVVFVGANRGSIELAQKIMSHKELGYKLLGFIDDEQTETADKAKAHTLCSLDEFGEFLNKTIVDEVYIALPIEAYYRKVKEIIEQCQEIGVTCRIPSNWFDLKTNQTDAFDLDGLPIMTLYTGSMRQMKYLWLKRLIDVAIASVLLIVCLPIFMLIFVAVKLDSRGPVLFEQKRMGYNRRKFSMLKFRTMVPGAEDMLTELEHLNETDGPVFKIKDDPRITRVGRFLRRTSLDELPQLFNVIRGDMSLVGPRPLPLRDVRGIQETWQKRRFSMRPGLTCLWQISGRNHMAFKDWMKLDLKYIDDWSIMLDFKILMKTVPVLFKCTGQ, via the coding sequence ATGAGAAATTTGCGCCGGACAGTGGCTGACAATGTATTACGGATTCATGATGTGCTGATCATGCTCGCTACATTCATGGCGACGCTCTACATTCATGCGCCGGAAGAGTATCCGGCTAATATCGTTGATTTTCTGTCCTTCAAAATTACGATTGTCAATCTGGCCGCTGCCGTAATTCTGATATTGATCTGGCTGAAACTTTTTGAAACGTTCGGACTGTATCAGCGCCGCGGGGTGATGAATTCCTATAAAGAATTGATGCAGCTGGTCAAGGCCATCGGCATCGGTACGGCTTTGATCGGCGCGGTCTCGCTTTTGTTCGTACGCAAAAACATCAGCAAGGATGTGCTGCTGTACTTTTTGCCTCTTTGTTTTGTCATTACCTTTATGGGGCGATTGATCATAAAAATGATCCTGCTGCATCTGCGTGAACGCGGGCGCAATAAACGCTTTGTGGTATTTGTCGGGGCCAACCGCGGCTCGATCGAACTGGCTCAAAAGATTATGAGCCACAAGGAACTGGGTTATAAACTGCTCGGATTTATTGACGATGAACAAACGGAAACCGCGGATAAAGCCAAAGCGCACACCTTGTGCTCTTTGGATGAATTCGGCGAGTTTCTCAATAAAACAATTGTTGATGAAGTCTATATTGCACTGCCCATCGAAGCGTATTACCGCAAAGTCAAGGAGATCATTGAACAATGTCAGGAAATCGGTGTCACCTGCCGCATTCCGTCCAACTGGTTCGATCTGAAAACCAATCAAACCGATGCCTTTGATCTGGACGGGCTGCCCATTATGACTTTATACACCGGATCGATGCGCCAGATGAAATATCTGTGGCTAAAGCGTCTGATTGATGTTGCCATTGCAAGTGTGCTGCTGATCGTTTGTCTGCCGATTTTTATGTTGATCTTTGTTGCGGTCAAACTCGATTCTCGGGGACCTGTGCTGTTTGAACAAAAGCGCATGGGTTACAACCGGCGGAAATTTTCCATGCTGAAATTCAGAACCATGGTGCCGGGAGCGGAGGATATGCTAACTGAACTGGAACATCTGAATGAGACAGACGGTCCTGTATTCAAGATAAAGGATGATCCGCGGATCACCCGGGTCGGGCGTTTCCTGCGCCGAACCAGCCTGGACGAACTGCCGCAACTCTTTAATGTGATCCGCGGGGATATGAGTCTGGTGGGACCCAGGCCCCTGCCGCTGCGCGATGTCAGAGGCATCCAGGAAACCTGGCAAAAACGCCGGTTCAGCATGCGGCCGGGATTAACCTGTCTGTGGCAGATCAGTGGACGCAATCATATGGCGTTCAAGGACTGGATGAAACTTGATTTAAAATATATCGATGACTGGTCAATCATGCTTGATTTCAAAATTCTGATGAAAACCGTACCCGTTCTGTTCAAATGCACAGGACAATAG
- a CDS encoding carbamoyltransferase C-terminal domain-containing protein, whose protein sequence is MNIIGLNDVAGAHHNSSVALVIDGNIRYGASEERFSRIKYDMNFPQQALQHALRSADLTVDDIDYFAVGYPPSSFYMDLFSQSIRDLPRSVFGLIGHNFTGFLKYLAPNIKKMYKPAEFKNGLLRLGAPKEKIIFMDHHLSHAASAYRCSGFEDCLTLSMDGFGPNGDGVNIAGQVYQCSGGNMHLMEEIPLYATALWYSAFTVCLGLRYMDGEGKTMGLAAYGDPDVCYDDIKDMVFQYENGKWNGYPYWIDYIMVPRESVLKATHSGRKIMSLIQKHGREHVAAAAQRLLEERVLEFIKALRERFAFSRIAMAGGTFLNVKLNKLIRELDFVDELFIHPHSSDGGTAVGAALQLYHEKTGDPTVRRLTDADLGDEYDDEAIELTLKQYDDQIEYEKLNGQLAEYVATALTQGKVVGWFQGREEWGPRALGRRSVLADPRKAETRDVINSQMKNRDWFMPFAPSCLEDKGHSHFVNFCPSPFMTLAFDVQPGKEQDIASAIHVDKTARVHTVTPANEKYYQVLLHFYEKTRVPVVLNTSFNRHGLPIVHRPREAVEHLLWGCVHELAIGNYLVRKRDKNKKSENR, encoded by the coding sequence ATGAATATAATCGGCTTGAATGATGTTGCCGGCGCCCATCATAACAGCAGTGTGGCGCTGGTGATCGACGGCAATATTCGCTATGGCGCCTCTGAAGAGAGGTTCAGCCGCATTAAATATGATATGAACTTTCCGCAGCAGGCGCTGCAGCACGCCCTGCGTTCTGCAGATTTGACCGTGGATGACATAGACTATTTCGCAGTGGGATATCCCCCTTCGTCGTTCTATATGGACCTGTTTTCGCAGAGTATCCGCGATCTACCGCGATCCGTATTCGGATTGATCGGGCATAATTTCACCGGTTTTTTAAAATATCTGGCTCCCAATATCAAAAAAATGTACAAACCCGCCGAGTTTAAAAATGGTCTGTTGCGTCTGGGGGCGCCCAAGGAAAAAATCATCTTTATGGATCATCATCTTTCGCATGCGGCAAGCGCCTATCGCTGCTCCGGATTTGAGGATTGTCTCACCCTCAGTATGGACGGATTCGGCCCAAACGGCGACGGGGTAAATATTGCCGGCCAGGTTTATCAGTGCAGCGGCGGCAATATGCATCTGATGGAGGAAATCCCCCTGTACGCCACTGCGCTCTGGTATTCCGCGTTCACGGTTTGTCTGGGTTTGCGATATATGGACGGGGAGGGCAAGACCATGGGACTGGCAGCCTATGGCGACCCGGATGTGTGCTATGATGATATTAAGGATATGGTGTTTCAATATGAGAACGGCAAATGGAACGGCTATCCGTACTGGATCGATTATATCATGGTGCCGCGCGAGTCTGTTCTCAAGGCAACGCACTCGGGCCGAAAAATTATGAGCCTGATTCAAAAACACGGACGCGAACACGTGGCCGCTGCCGCCCAGCGGCTGCTTGAAGAACGCGTGCTTGAATTCATAAAAGCGCTGCGCGAACGTTTTGCATTTTCCCGGATCGCCATGGCCGGCGGCACCTTTTTGAACGTTAAACTCAATAAACTTATCCGTGAACTCGATTTTGTGGATGAGCTTTTTATTCATCCGCATTCCAGTGACGGCGGCACAGCCGTCGGTGCGGCTCTGCAACTTTATCATGAAAAAACCGGAGATCCGACGGTCCGGCGACTCACCGATGCCGACCTCGGGGATGAATATGATGATGAGGCCATTGAACTGACCCTCAAGCAATATGATGACCAAATTGAATATGAAAAGCTCAACGGGCAGCTTGCGGAATATGTGGCAACCGCATTGACGCAGGGCAAAGTCGTTGGATGGTTCCAGGGTCGCGAAGAGTGGGGGCCGCGGGCGCTGGGCCGGCGAAGCGTGCTGGCTGATCCGCGCAAAGCAGAGACCCGTGATGTTATCAACAGTCAGATGAAAAATCGCGACTGGTTTATGCCCTTTGCTCCCAGCTGTCTCGAGGATAAAGGACATAGCCATTTTGTCAATTTCTGTCCGTCTCCGTTTATGACCCTGGCCTTTGATGTACAGCCCGGCAAGGAACAGGATATTGCGTCTGCGATCCACGTCGATAAAACCGCGCGCGTGCATACGGTCACGCCTGCCAATGAAAAATATTATCAGGTGCTTTTGCATTTCTATGAAAAAACACGCGTGCCCGTGGTCCTGAATACCAGTTTTAATCGGCATGGCCTGCCCATTGTACATCGCCCGCGCGAAGCGGTTGAGCATCTGCTCTGGGGATGTGTTCATGAACTGGCGATCGGCAACTATCTTGTACGCAAACGCGACAAAAATAAAAAATCTGAAAACCGCTAA